The proteins below come from a single Anderseniella sp. Alg231-50 genomic window:
- a CDS encoding GNAT family N-acetyltransferase yields the protein MSFLRTYAYLDDDPVIHTEKVILRPAIGSDYAQWAQLRSSSRAFLEPWEPTWPRDDLTKSSYRHRIRRYNKDMRDDYAYAFFVFCRQSGNLVGGLTISNVRRGVAQTCSLGYWVGQSYANQGYMSAAVNAAVSFSFDSLRLHRIEAACLPVNEASRKLLLRCGFTQEGYARQYLKINGRWQDHLLFALLDADPPG from the coding sequence ATGTCATTCTTGAGAACCTATGCCTATCTGGACGATGACCCGGTTATTCACACCGAAAAGGTCATATTGCGCCCTGCCATAGGGTCTGATTATGCCCAATGGGCGCAGCTGAGGTCGTCCAGCCGGGCTTTTCTGGAGCCATGGGAACCGACCTGGCCCCGCGATGACCTGACCAAGTCGTCCTATCGCCATCGTATTCGCCGCTACAACAAGGATATGCGGGACGACTATGCCTATGCGTTTTTCGTATTCTGCAGGCAGTCCGGCAATCTGGTAGGCGGGCTGACCATCTCCAATGTGCGCCGGGGCGTGGCACAAACCTGTTCTCTTGGGTACTGGGTCGGGCAATCATATGCAAACCAGGGATACATGTCGGCTGCGGTGAACGCAGCCGTATCATTCTCCTTTGACAGTTTGCGGCTGCACCGGATAGAAGCGGCCTGTCTGCCGGTCAATGAGGCATCCAGAAAACTGCTGCTGCGATGTGGATTTACGCAGGAGGGCTATGCCCGCCAGTATCTGAAAATCAATGGCAGGTGGCAGGATCACCTGCTCTTCGCCCTGCTGGATGCAGACCCGCCCGGATGA
- a CDS encoding insulinase family protein has product MSARTTTLENGLTVVSHNMEHVETVSLGMWTKAGARDEADDENGLAHLLEHMAFKGTRNRSAFEIAAEIEAAGGDMNASTSMETTAYYARVLRNDWQLALDVISDIVMNPVFAADDLALEKGVILQEIAAAQDTPDDLVFDLVQSLAWPDHSLGRDILGTPETVKKFSADNLASYRAKHYTGSRMVLSAAGRVDHDVLVEAAGERLSAIEQGDGTSRTTPVYSGGDAARKRPLDQVHQVMAFSTPGYYDDDVYGIHLLASILGGGMSSRLFQEVRERRGLCYSTFAHVSAFADTGLMQVYAGTAPDTAAEFCKVATDVLLASTQDIDQAELDRARAQLKASLVMSLESPSSRADQIARQFLAYGKVPEVTDILAKVDAVTTDDVKRLASATFSGTSLSRAAVGDTSLLAQGNELAARFA; this is encoded by the coding sequence ATGAGCGCACGCACCACCACACTGGAAAACGGCCTGACGGTCGTGTCTCACAACATGGAGCATGTTGAAACCGTGTCGCTTGGCATGTGGACCAAGGCAGGTGCGCGCGACGAGGCTGATGACGAGAACGGCCTGGCTCATCTTCTGGAGCATATGGCGTTCAAGGGCACTAGGAACCGGTCTGCGTTCGAGATTGCTGCGGAAATAGAAGCCGCTGGCGGCGACATGAATGCATCGACGTCCATGGAGACCACGGCCTATTACGCCCGTGTGTTGCGCAACGACTGGCAGCTTGCCTTGGATGTGATCTCAGACATTGTCATGAATCCGGTGTTCGCCGCCGACGATCTGGCGCTGGAAAAGGGTGTTATCCTGCAGGAAATTGCTGCTGCGCAAGATACTCCGGATGATCTGGTTTTCGACCTGGTGCAGAGCCTGGCATGGCCGGATCATTCGCTCGGGCGCGATATTCTCGGCACACCGGAAACGGTTAAAAAATTCAGCGCGGATAACCTCGCCTCCTATCGCGCCAAACACTATACCGGCTCGCGCATGGTACTGTCGGCAGCAGGCCGCGTTGATCATGATGTGCTGGTGGAAGCGGCGGGTGAGCGCTTGTCGGCCATTGAACAGGGTGACGGCACCAGCCGGACCACTCCGGTTTACTCCGGCGGGGATGCAGCGCGCAAACGCCCGCTTGATCAGGTGCATCAGGTCATGGCGTTTTCAACGCCGGGTTATTATGACGACGACGTCTACGGCATTCATCTGCTGGCCAGCATCCTGGGTGGTGGCATGTCATCACGGCTGTTTCAGGAAGTCCGCGAGCGCCGTGGTCTGTGCTATTCAACATTCGCTCACGTATCCGCGTTTGCCGATACCGGCCTCATGCAGGTATATGCGGGCACCGCGCCGGATACGGCAGCCGAGTTTTGCAAGGTGGCAACGGACGTGCTCCTGGCAAGTACCCAGGACATAGATCAGGCTGAACTCGACCGCGCCCGGGCACAGCTCAAGGCTTCGCTGGTGATGAGCCTGGAAAGTCCGTCCTCGCGTGCTGATCAGATCGCGCGTCAGTTCCTGGCCTATGGCAAGGTGCCCGAGGTTACTGACATCCTTGCCAAGGTCGATGCGGTGACCACCGATGATGTGAAACGCCTCGCCAGCGCTACATTCAGTGGCACAAGCCTGTCACGCGCGGCAGTTGGTGACACATCACTGCTTGCACAAGGCAACGAACTTGCGGCAAGATTTGCCTGA
- the thrC gene encoding threonine synthase: MKYISTRGQAPALGFTDVLLAGLASDGGLYVPETWPLLTPAELTALRGRSYADVAFAVIKPFAGGEIADADLRRMIDEAYATFAHKAVVPLKQLDANHWLMELFHGPTLAFKDVAMQLLARLMDHALERAGRRATIVGATSGDTGGAAIDAFAASTRTDVFILHPHGLVSDVQRRQMTTVDKPNIHNIALQGNFDDCQAHVKAMFADAGFRDNVLLSGVNSINWARIMAQTVYYFTTALALGAPDRQVDFCVPTGNFGDIFAGQVARHMGLPVGNLVVATNVNDILHRTMETGRYEVLGVEATQSPSMDIQVSSNFERLLFEACGKDAGHLSTLMAGLKQSGSFTLSDDMRDYISTGFASGRSDEAETAGMIRTTLAETGELLDPHTAVGYSVARVRARQDVPMVTLATAHPAKFPDAVEAASGVRPALPERLGDLMQRRERFEVLANDLPAVKQFILERTQAVKVS; encoded by the coding sequence ATGAAGTATATTTCGACACGCGGGCAGGCGCCTGCACTTGGTTTTACCGACGTACTGCTGGCCGGACTGGCGTCAGACGGCGGGCTTTATGTGCCCGAGACCTGGCCGCTGTTGACTCCGGCCGAGTTGACGGCGTTGCGCGGCAGGAGCTATGCGGACGTCGCCTTTGCCGTCATCAAGCCGTTTGCCGGGGGCGAGATTGCAGATGCGGACCTGCGCCGGATGATCGATGAGGCCTATGCGACGTTTGCCCACAAGGCGGTGGTGCCGCTGAAGCAACTGGACGCAAATCACTGGTTGATGGAGCTGTTTCACGGTCCCACTCTGGCGTTCAAGGATGTCGCGATGCAGCTTCTGGCGCGGCTGATGGATCATGCGCTGGAACGTGCCGGCAGGCGTGCCACCATTGTCGGTGCGACATCCGGTGATACCGGTGGTGCTGCTATAGATGCGTTTGCGGCGTCGACCCGCACGGATGTGTTTATCCTGCATCCGCACGGCCTTGTCAGTGACGTGCAGCGCCGCCAGATGACGACCGTGGACAAGCCGAACATTCACAATATTGCGCTGCAGGGCAATTTTGATGACTGCCAGGCCCACGTCAAAGCCATGTTTGCGGATGCGGGTTTCCGCGACAACGTCTTGCTGTCGGGTGTCAACTCCATCAACTGGGCTCGCATCATGGCGCAGACGGTGTATTATTTTACCACGGCGCTGGCACTGGGCGCACCTGATCGCCAGGTGGATTTCTGCGTGCCGACCGGTAATTTCGGCGACATTTTCGCCGGCCAGGTGGCGCGGCACATGGGGTTGCCGGTTGGCAATCTGGTGGTTGCGACCAACGTCAATGACATTTTGCACCGCACCATGGAAACCGGGCGCTATGAGGTGCTGGGGGTCGAGGCCACACAGAGCCCGTCCATGGACATTCAGGTATCCAGCAATTTTGAGCGCCTGCTGTTCGAAGCCTGCGGCAAGGACGCCGGGCACCTGTCGACGCTTATGGCCGGATTGAAGCAGTCCGGCAGTTTCACCCTGAGTGATGACATGCGCGATTATATCTCCACCGGATTTGCGTCCGGGCGGAGCGATGAAGCAGAGACCGCCGGTATGATCCGCACGACACTTGCCGAAACCGGAGAATTGCTCGACCCGCACACCGCGGTGGGGTATAGCGTGGCCCGTGTCCGGGCCAGGCAGGATGTACCGATGGTTACACTGGCAACGGCGCATCCGGCAAAATTCCCCGATGCTGTCGAGGCTGCCAGTGGTGTGCGTCCGGCACTGCCTGAAAGGCTGGGCGATCTGATGCAGCGCCGGGAACGTTTCGAAGTGCTGGCCAATGACCTGCCGGCAGTCAAGCAATTCATTCTGGAACGCACCCAGGCGGTTAAGGTCTCATGA
- a CDS encoding SURF1 family protein, whose translation MTTATSNPALRSWPVIVAALAGILLLVGLGSWQVLRLQWKLDLIEKRSSSLTGNPVTIYDVEAGMEHGYDVDFLRVRLNGEYRHGASRYVYRARGKRPGYQLITPFIDKSGFIVMVDRGFIDQRMLKVPIAGDTRKPEGEITITGVTRNRASDRNMFSPEADTEKAIWYWYDLVGISASMPKNLLEGYEGPEPITSAMFVQLEPGGEPGAGTWPDPEDLKVELPNNHLQYAFTWYALALVLGVMSWLFIRKRRREHGSGKA comes from the coding sequence GTGACAACCGCAACCTCAAATCCTGCACTGCGCAGCTGGCCGGTCATTGTTGCGGCTCTTGCCGGCATCTTGCTGCTGGTTGGGCTGGGTTCGTGGCAAGTGCTGCGCCTGCAGTGGAAGCTGGACCTGATAGAAAAGCGCAGCTCATCGCTGACCGGCAATCCGGTGACCATATACGATGTCGAAGCCGGCATGGAGCATGGCTATGATGTGGACTTCCTGCGGGTTCGCCTGAACGGTGAATATCGTCACGGTGCTTCGCGCTATGTCTATCGCGCGCGCGGCAAGCGGCCCGGCTACCAGTTGATTACGCCATTCATCGACAAGTCCGGGTTTATCGTGATGGTGGATCGCGGGTTTATTGATCAGCGCATGCTGAAGGTGCCGATTGCGGGCGACACCCGCAAACCCGAAGGCGAGATCACGATTACCGGTGTCACCCGCAACCGGGCGTCTGATCGAAACATGTTCTCACCTGAGGCGGATACGGAAAAGGCCATCTGGTATTGGTATGATCTGGTTGGAATCTCTGCTTCAATGCCCAAAAACCTGCTGGAGGGATATGAAGGACCCGAGCCGATTACCTCCGCCATGTTTGTTCAACTGGAGCCTGGCGGCGAACCTGGCGCGGGCACCTGGCCCGATCCTGAGGATTTGAAGGTTGAATTACCCAACAATCACCTGCAATACGCTTTCACATGGTATGCATTGGCGCTGGTACTGGGCGTGATGAGCTGGCTGTTTATCCGCAAGCGCCGCCGTGAGCATGGTTCTGGCAAAGCGTAA
- a CDS encoding DUF983 domain-containing protein produces MNQQPYYPPQSPVSNGIRGLCPRCGRGGMFSGYLTIREKCDHCDLDFSFSDSGDGAAWFIMLVCGTLAMGGVLFVELNWQPVWWVHALVALPLAVGLPLLLLRPVKGIFLNQQYLTSAREGRLEDK; encoded by the coding sequence ATGAACCAGCAACCCTACTACCCGCCGCAATCGCCGGTCAGCAACGGCATCAGGGGGCTGTGCCCGCGGTGTGGCCGGGGCGGGATGTTCAGCGGTTACCTGACCATCCGGGAAAAATGCGACCACTGTGATCTTGATTTCTCATTTTCCGACAGCGGCGACGGCGCGGCATGGTTCATCATGCTGGTGTGCGGTACGCTTGCCATGGGCGGCGTGCTGTTTGTCGAGTTGAACTGGCAACCTGTCTGGTGGGTGCATGCCCTGGTGGCGCTGCCACTGGCGGTTGGCCTGCCACTTTTGCTGCTGCGGCCCGTCAAGGGTATTTTTCTCAACCAGCAATACCTGACCAGTGCGCGCGAAGGCAGGCTGGAAGACAAGTGA
- a CDS encoding cytochrome c oxidase subunit 3, translating into MADSHAKNHDYHLVDPSPWPVVGSIGALILAIGSIYWMHSGQTWSVSWGALLGFAIVFYTMFMWWRDIVMESHKGDHTPVVQLHLRYGMLMFIASEIMFFVAWFWAFFEASLYTDSAIQATRVELTQGVWPPAGMEVFDPWHLPLLNTLILLLSGTTVTWAHHALINNDREGLKWGLICTVALGALFTCVQAYEYGHAAFAFQADNGGNIYSSTFFMATGFHGFHVLVGTIFLIVCLFRALAGHFTPEKHFGFEAAAWYWHFVDVVWLFLFACIYVWGSVGATIAPH; encoded by the coding sequence ATGGCAGACAGCCACGCTAAAAATCATGACTATCATCTGGTTGACCCCAGCCCATGGCCGGTTGTCGGCTCCATTGGCGCGCTGATCCTCGCGATCGGGTCCATCTACTGGATGCACAGCGGCCAGACCTGGAGCGTCTCGTGGGGTGCGTTGCTGGGCTTCGCCATTGTCTTTTACACCATGTTCATGTGGTGGCGCGACATTGTGATGGAAAGCCACAAGGGCGATCACACTCCTGTCGTGCAGCTTCACCTGCGCTATGGCATGCTGATGTTCATTGCATCGGAAATCATGTTCTTTGTGGCCTGGTTCTGGGCATTCTTTGAAGCTTCGCTGTATACGGATTCAGCCATACAGGCGACCCGTGTTGAACTGACGCAAGGTGTGTGGCCGCCTGCCGGCATGGAAGTATTTGATCCCTGGCACCTGCCGTTGCTCAACACGCTTATCCTGCTGTTGTCAGGCACGACTGTGACCTGGGCACATCATGCCCTCATCAACAATGACCGTGAAGGCCTCAAATGGGGTCTGATCTGCACGGTTGCCCTGGGTGCGCTGTTTACCTGCGTTCAGGCCTACGAGTACGGTCATGCAGCTTTCGCCTTCCAGGCGGACAACGGCGGCAACATCTATTCGTCGACCTTCTTCATGGCGACCGGTTTCCACGGTTTCCACGTGCTGGTGGGCACTATCTTCCTGATTGTCTGCCTGTTCCGCGCGCTGGCTGGTCACTTTACGCCGGAGAAGCATTTCGGCTTTGAGGCTGCCGCCTGGTACTGGCACTTCGTTGATGTGGTCTGGCTGTTCCTGTTCGCCTGCATTTATGTGTGGGGCAGTGTGGGTGCAACAATAGCGCCGCATTGA
- a CDS encoding cytochrome c oxidase assembly protein: MSSRQPGEKSNLRVAIMAGGVAIGMVGVAYAAVPLYQIFCQVTGFGGTTQRADASPEQVLDQTITVAFDANVNSSLSWDFVPSQHSQTIRIGEQTLAFYKAANNGKRPVTGTATFNVTPVGAGVYFSKIECFCFTEQTLQPGQSVDMPVSYFVDPDIVNDPDMKSVKTITLSYTFYAVDEEPVKTSSASDPQKDNTVN; encoded by the coding sequence ATGAGTTCCAGACAGCCTGGGGAAAAGTCAAACCTGCGGGTGGCCATTATGGCCGGCGGCGTGGCCATTGGCATGGTCGGCGTGGCATATGCGGCTGTGCCGCTGTACCAGATTTTCTGCCAGGTCACAGGCTTTGGCGGCACGACGCAACGGGCTGACGCATCGCCCGAGCAGGTGCTTGATCAGACAATTACCGTTGCTTTTGATGCCAATGTGAATTCCTCGCTCAGCTGGGATTTTGTTCCCAGCCAGCACAGCCAGACGATTCGCATCGGCGAACAGACGCTGGCGTTCTACAAGGCGGCAAACAACGGCAAGCGGCCGGTTACCGGTACGGCGACCTTCAATGTGACGCCGGTCGGAGCGGGCGTGTACTTTTCGAAGATCGAGTGCTTCTGCTTTACCGAGCAGACATTGCAGCCCGGCCAGTCCGTTGACATGCCGGTGAGCTATTTCGTGGACCCGGATATCGTCAATGACCCGGACATGAAATCAGTTAAGACGATTACACTTTCATACACCTTTTATGCCGTGGACGAAGAGCCGGTGAAAACATCATCTGCTTCAGATCCACAAAAAGACAACACGGTGAATTAA
- a CDS encoding heme o synthase: protein MMQQGREAHSFALGGKGAVEDFWALLKPRVMSLVIFTAICGLLLAPGDIHPWTAFIAILCIAVGAGASGALNMAYDADIDARMGRTAKRPIPRGAIEPGEAYVFGTALSVGSVVVLGLAVNWVAAAFLAFTIFFYAVIYTMFLKRSTPQNIVIGGAAGAFPPMVAWSAVTGSVDMASLSLFLIIFMWTPPHFWALALFRFGDYETAGVPMLPNVAGVDATRKQIWWYSLAMAPVAALPVAAGIAGWVYGVAAFALTAKFIWHAWAVYSLREGEKAERAPKKLFGYSILYLFAIFGSLLVDRAVSLAGLI, encoded by the coding sequence ATGATGCAGCAGGGCCGGGAAGCGCATTCGTTTGCGCTTGGCGGCAAGGGCGCTGTTGAGGATTTCTGGGCGCTGCTCAAACCGCGCGTCATGTCGCTGGTTATCTTCACGGCGATTTGCGGACTGTTGCTGGCACCGGGCGATATTCACCCGTGGACGGCATTCATCGCCATTTTGTGCATAGCTGTCGGAGCAGGTGCCTCCGGGGCCTTGAACATGGCCTATGATGCCGATATCGACGCCCGGATGGGCCGCACCGCCAAACGCCCGATTCCGCGCGGCGCCATCGAGCCGGGCGAAGCCTATGTGTTCGGAACTGCACTTTCGGTCGGATCGGTTGTCGTGCTGGGACTGGCAGTCAACTGGGTTGCTGCAGCATTTCTGGCCTTCACGATTTTCTTCTACGCCGTGATCTACACAATGTTCCTCAAGCGCTCCACGCCGCAGAACATTGTCATTGGCGGTGCAGCGGGTGCATTTCCGCCGATGGTGGCCTGGTCTGCGGTGACCGGATCGGTTGACATGGCAAGCCTGTCGCTGTTCCTGATCATTTTCATGTGGACGCCGCCGCACTTCTGGGCACTGGCCCTGTTCCGGTTCGGTGATTATGAAACCGCCGGCGTTCCGATGTTGCCAAACGTGGCGGGTGTTGATGCCACGCGAAAGCAGATCTGGTGGTACTCGCTGGCCATGGCGCCTGTTGCGGCGCTGCCCGTTGCAGCAGGCATTGCCGGCTGGGTCTACGGTGTGGCCGCCTTTGCGCTGACCGCGAAGTTCATCTGGCATGCCTGGGCGGTGTATTCACTGCGCGAAGGTGAAAAAGCCGAGCGTGCGCCGAAGAAGCTGTTCGGTTATTCAATCCTTTATCTTTTTGCCATTTTCGGGTCCCTGCTTGTTGACAGGGCAGTCAGCCTGGCGGGGTTGATATAG
- the ctaD gene encoding cytochrome c oxidase subunit I: protein MANATTAHDDHEHNPTGWRRYVYSTNHKDIGTMYLWFAIFSGLVGGFMSIMMRWELMEPGIQIFHGLAHMVYGVGDTSADAIDAGKNMFNVFVTAHGLLMIFFMVMPAMIGGFGNWFVPLMIGAPDMAFPRMNNISFWLLPPALILLVLSMFVEGSSGTFGVGGGWTLYPPYSTTGQPGPAVDFAILSMHLAGASSILGAINFITTIFNMRAPGMTLHKMPLFVWSVLVTVFLLLLSLPVFAGAITMLLTDRNFGTSFFRPEGGGDPILYQHLFWFFAHPEVYILILPGFGIVSQIISTFSKKPVFGYLGMAYAMVAIGLVGFIVWAHHMYTVGMAVDTQAYFVAATMVIAVPTGVKIFSWIATMWGGSIEFRTPMLWAIGFIFLFTVGGVTGVVLANAGVDRSLHDTYYVVAHFHYVLSLGAVFSIFGGWYYWFPKMFGYMYNPTLARAHFWIQFIGVNLLFFPQHFLGLAGMPRRYIDYPDVFAGWNYVSSIGSYISAFSILIFLWCIIEAFMKKRVAGDNPWGESATTLEWTLSSPPPFHQFSTLPVIR, encoded by the coding sequence ATGGCAAATGCAACAACGGCACATGACGATCATGAGCACAACCCGACCGGTTGGCGCCGATATGTCTACTCCACCAACCACAAGGACATCGGCACGATGTATCTGTGGTTTGCGATCTTTTCCGGTCTCGTAGGCGGCTTCATGTCGATCATGATGCGCTGGGAACTGATGGAGCCGGGCATCCAGATTTTCCACGGCCTTGCGCACATGGTCTATGGTGTCGGAGACACGTCTGCCGATGCCATCGATGCCGGCAAGAACATGTTCAACGTGTTCGTCACGGCACATGGCCTGCTGATGATCTTCTTTATGGTCATGCCCGCGATGATCGGCGGCTTCGGCAACTGGTTTGTGCCGTTGATGATCGGTGCGCCTGACATGGCGTTTCCGCGCATGAACAACATTTCCTTCTGGCTGTTGCCCCCAGCGCTTATCCTGCTGGTTCTGTCCATGTTCGTGGAAGGCTCTTCAGGCACCTTCGGTGTCGGCGGCGGCTGGACGCTGTACCCGCCATATTCCACTACCGGCCAGCCCGGGCCTGCCGTGGACTTCGCTATTCTCTCCATGCACCTTGCAGGCGCGTCTTCCATTCTGGGTGCGATTAACTTCATCACCACCATCTTCAACATGCGTGCGCCGGGCATGACCCTGCACAAAATGCCGTTGTTCGTTTGGTCGGTGCTGGTCACCGTGTTCCTGCTGCTGCTGTCGCTGCCGGTCTTTGCCGGTGCAATCACCATGCTGCTGACGGACCGCAATTTCGGCACGTCGTTCTTCCGTCCTGAAGGCGGCGGCGATCCGATCCTGTACCAGCATCTGTTCTGGTTCTTTGCCCACCCTGAGGTGTACATCCTGATCCTGCCCGGTTTCGGTATCGTGTCGCAGATCATCTCCACCTTCTCCAAGAAACCGGTATTCGGGTATCTCGGCATGGCTTATGCCATGGTTGCCATCGGTCTCGTCGGCTTCATCGTGTGGGCGCACCACATGTACACCGTCGGCATGGCTGTGGATACGCAGGCCTACTTCGTGGCCGCTACAATGGTCATCGCAGTACCCACCGGCGTGAAGATTTTCTCCTGGATTGCGACCATGTGGGGCGGATCGATCGAATTCCGCACACCCATGTTGTGGGCGATCGGTTTCATCTTCCTGTTCACCGTCGGTGGCGTGACCGGTGTTGTGCTGGCCAATGCCGGTGTCGACCGTTCGCTGCATGATACCTATTACGTTGTGGCGCATTTCCACTACGTGCTGTCTCTGGGTGCCGTGTTCTCGATCTTCGGCGGCTGGTATTACTGGTTCCCGAAAATGTTCGGTTACATGTACAACCCAACCCTGGCGCGGGCTCACTTCTGGATCCAGTTCATCGGTGTGAACCTGTTGTTCTTCCCGCAGCACTTCTTGGGATTGGCCGGCATGCCGCGCCGCTATATCGATTATCCGGACGTGTTTGCAGGCTGGAACTACGTATCCTCGATCGGATCGTACATCTCCGCATTCTCGATCCTGATCTTCCTGTGGTGCATCATCGAAGCCTTCATGAAGAAGCGCGTAGCCGGTGACAATCCGTGGGGTGAGTCTGCAACAACGCTGGAATGGACGCTGTCGTCACCGCCACCGTTCCACCAGTTCTCCACACTGCCGGTCATCCGGTAG
- the coxB gene encoding cytochrome c oxidase subunit II, whose protein sequence is MRKLFASLTVLGAALSAAPAAIAAGLGQPVEWQMDLQESASPVMTFITDFHNGLLVLTTIICLFVLGLLIWVCVKFNAKANPVPSRTTHNTLVEVVWTVVPILILIGIAIPSFRLLYFQRDFPAAEMTVKAIGNQWFWSYEYPEHDVSFDQYLKAKDELKDGEPYLLATDTEVVVPVNKIVRVIVTANDVLHAWTIPSFGSKIDAVPGRLNETWFKAEKEGIFYGQCSELCGKDHAYMPITVRVVSEDEYKAWLEKAKTAGVEQAQEHLAGILKTKGKLALGTAGGSAN, encoded by the coding sequence ATGCGCAAATTGTTTGCGAGCTTGACTGTATTGGGGGCGGCCTTGTCGGCAGCACCCGCTGCGATCGCGGCGGGCCTGGGCCAGCCGGTAGAATGGCAGATGGACCTTCAGGAATCGGCATCGCCGGTCATGACGTTCATCACCGACTTCCACAATGGATTGTTGGTTCTGACCACCATAATCTGCCTGTTTGTTCTGGGCCTGCTGATCTGGGTTTGCGTGAAATTCAACGCAAAAGCCAATCCGGTTCCGTCCCGCACGACGCACAACACTCTGGTTGAAGTAGTGTGGACCGTAGTCCCGATCCTCATCCTGATCGGCATCGCCATCCCGTCGTTCCGGCTGCTGTATTTCCAGCGCGACTTTCCCGCAGCTGAAATGACCGTCAAGGCAATCGGCAACCAGTGGTTCTGGTCTTACGAATATCCTGAGCATGATGTATCTTTCGACCAGTATCTCAAGGCCAAGGACGAACTGAAAGACGGAGAGCCTTATCTGCTCGCCACCGATACCGAGGTGGTGGTTCCCGTCAACAAGATCGTGCGTGTCATCGTGACTGCCAACGATGTTCTGCATGCCTGGACGATCCCATCCTTCGGTTCGAAGATTGACGCGGTACCGGGCCGGTTGAACGAAACCTGGTTCAAGGCGGAAAAGGAAGGCATCTTCTACGGCCAATGCTCTGAACTGTGCGGAAAAGACCATGCCTACATGCCGATTACTGTGCGTGTCGTGTCTGAAGATGAATACAAGGCCTGGCTCGAGAAGGCCAAGACAGCCGGCGTCGAACAGGCGCAGGAGCATCTTGCCGGTATTCTGAAGACCAAGGGCAAGCTGGCGCTTGGGACTGCCGGCGGGTCCGCAAACTGA
- a CDS encoding invasion associated locus B family protein: MAKTFNVIRNTASLLATAGIMSALATAGIVTVMATSATAQQQTPPPSPKQFGPRVNAPAAGRGNRPAPQLIAENGKWKVQCESRPARKDSKGKDIPAQKVCAMVQISRDTKRPQIALSLIMRQQKQGDRSATMMQIMAPIGVFLPTGIALEIDGAAVGRVPFVRCLPQTRSAPGLCTATAEAQKATLAKMKAGQSANFIIYEAPGAAIKMPISLNGFTASYKALLDNS; the protein is encoded by the coding sequence GTGGCTAAAACATTCAACGTGATTCGCAACACAGCTTCACTGCTGGCAACAGCCGGTATCATGTCAGCTCTGGCAACGGCAGGTATCGTAACTGTCATGGCAACATCCGCCACGGCACAGCAACAGACGCCACCGCCGTCACCCAAGCAGTTCGGGCCGCGCGTCAACGCACCGGCTGCGGGAAGAGGAAACCGTCCGGCACCGCAACTGATTGCTGAAAACGGCAAGTGGAAAGTACAGTGTGAATCACGCCCTGCCCGCAAGGACTCCAAGGGCAAGGATATTCCGGCACAAAAAGTCTGCGCCATGGTGCAGATCAGCCGTGACACGAAACGCCCGCAGATTGCCCTGTCACTGATCATGCGCCAGCAGAAGCAGGGCGACAGGTCAGCGACCATGATGCAGATCATGGCCCCGATTGGCGTGTTCCTGCCCACCGGTATCGCGCTGGAGATCGACGGCGCCGCGGTTGGCCGGGTCCCGTTTGTGCGCTGCCTGCCACAAACCCGCTCGGCACCCGGCCTGTGCACGGCAACCGCAGAGGCGCAAAAAGCGACACTGGCCAAAATGAAGGCGGGCCAGTCGGCCAACTTTATTATTTATGAAGCGCCAGGTGCTGCCATCAAGATGCCGATCTCGCTGAACGGCTTTACGGCATCCTACAAGGCCCTGCTCGACAACAGCTAG